One genomic region from Rosa rugosa chromosome 1, drRosRugo1.1, whole genome shotgun sequence encodes:
- the LOC133727326 gene encoding GDSL esterase/lipase At2g23540-like, which produces MILTMAIIRSYITLAFVGLVLLLINNLSFLAYAADSEGLGASFIFGDSLVDCGNNNYLSTLSKANIRPNGMDFQPSGGNPTGRYTNGRTIGDIIGEELGQPNYAVPFLAPNATGKAILYGVNYASGGAGIMNATGRIFVNRVGMDIQIDYFNETRKQIDKLLGPSKAKEYISKRSIFSITVGANDFLNNYLLPVLSIGARISETPDAFIDDLITHFRAQLTRLYQLGAQKFVIGNVGPIGCIPYQKTINQLDEDQCVELPNKLALQYNGRLKDLVAELNDNLPGSTFVYANVYDLVSDLITNYEKYGFSTASRACCGNGGQYAGIVPCGPTSSLCTDRSKHVFWDPYHPSEAANIILAKKLLDGDTRVISPMNLRQLRDH; this is translated from the exons ATGATCTTAACCATGGCCATAATAAGATCTTATATCACTCTGGCCTTTGTAGGCTTGGTTCTTTTGCTCATCAACAACCTGAGCTTTTTGGCATATGCTGCTGATAGTGAAGGGCTGGGAGCTTCTTTTATCTTTGGTGATTCCCTGGTTGATTGCGGAAACAATAACTACTTGTCGACATTGTCCAAGGCAAATATTCGTCCTAATGGGATGGATTTCCAGCCATCTGGAGGAAATCCCACAGGGCGGTACACCAATGGTAGAACCATTGGTGATATAATTG GTGAAGAATTGGGACAACCAAACTATGCAGTTCCATTTTTAGCTCCTAACGCTACAGGGAAAGCAATATTGTATGGGGTGAATTATGCTTCAGGAGGAGCAGGGATCATGAATGCAACTGGAAGAATATTT GTAAATAGGGTGGGGATGGATATCCAAATCGATTATTTCAACGAGACAAGGAAGCAGATTGATAAGCTATTGGGTCCATCAAAGGCAAAAGAGTACATTTCGAAAAGGTCTATTTTCTCGATCACAGTTGGAGCAAATGACTTTCTGAACAATTACCTACTACCAGTCCTATCCATTGGAGCAAGAATTTCTGAGACCCCCGAtgcattcattgatgatttgatCACTCACTTCAGGGCTCAACTTACT AGACTTTATCAATTGGGTGCTCAGAAATTTGTGATAGGAAATGTTGGACCAATAGGTTGCATACCTTACCAGAAGACTATCAATCAGCTCGACGAAGACCAATGTGTGGAGTTGCCTAATAAGCTTGCGCTGCAGTACAATGGCAGATTGAAGGACTTGGTTGCTGAGCTGAATGATAACCTCCCTGGATCAACATTTGTTTATGCAAATGTGTATGATCTAGTGTCGGACCTCATTACCAACTACGAAAAATATG GATTTTCAACAGCAAGTAGAGCTTGTTGTGGAAATGGTGGCCAATATGCAGGAATAGTTCCATGTGGTCCAACATCAAGTCTGTGTACCGATCGGTCCAAGCATGTATTCTGGGATCCCTACCATCCAAGTGAAGCTGCCAACATTATACTCGCCAAAAAATTGCTTGATGGAGACACAAGAGTTATTTCTCCAATGAATCTCAGGCAACTTCGAGACCATTAA
- the LOC133727324 gene encoding uncharacterized protein LOC133727324 — protein MMMNKTQTQNKSQYELSRDERIKANLERMQKLGLADISLELKSQFQAKRATKSFSNRTTPSSVASPIRSPGPIRRSSRLQNSTPVSYTEAPLGKKDEGKEMGSIMLEEGARPEIYTEEHEKLLGHTEKSWTLFGDGYGKDGKRLYDPVRGKTCHQCRQKTLGYRTQCSQCNRLHGQFCGDCLYMRYGEHVLEAVENPKWICPVCRGICNCSFCRTAKGWPPTGLLYRKIVQLGFKSVAHYLIQTRRAETSLVQNPETPEQVSGRRLLPFPDTDEENLKADHNDLGPLTPLGEEKGDNEFKSEKEDEKQNNADLDINNQASAKRTLSFPDIDHMVGDHLGLPKLQSESSTGDHKEESKVDCVDLKLGDSTNGLETASKPKKKRARDNEPSADSIGGRLRRRRDDSSDAKDKIPDGKQDANKILSETEVKKEICVLFTDNKDGGDSCTVLRGSSKLKKKHIRVAEPSADSVAGRLRQRRKGN, from the exons ATGATGATGAACAAGACTCAGACCCAGAACAAGTCTCAGTATGAGCTTTCCAGAGATGAAAGAATCAAAGCAAACCTTGAACGAATGCAGAAGCTCGGCCTTGCTGACATCTCGCTTGAGCTCAAGTCTCAGTTTCAGGCCAAGCGCGCCACAAAGAGCTTCTCAAACCGTACGACGCCGTCTTCTGTAGCCTCTCCTATTCGGAGTCCCGGACCCATTCGCCGATCTTCTAG ATTGCAGAATTCAACTCCAGTAAGCTACACGGAGGCGCCTCTGGGGAAGAAGGATGAGGGTAAGGAAATGGGTAGTATTATGCTGGAGGAGGGTGCAAGACCGGAGATTTACACAGAAGAGCATGAAAAGCTGTTGGGTCACACTGAAAAGAGCTGGACTCTTTTTGGGGATGGTTATGGGAAAGATGGAAAGCGACTTTATGACCCAGTTAGAGGAAAGACTTGTCATCAGTGCAG ACAGAAAACTCTGGGATATCGTACTCAATGCAGCCAATGCAACAGGCTCCATGGACAGTTCTGTGGAGACTGTTTGTACATGAG ATATGGGGAGCATGTACTTGAAGCTGTTGAGAATCCAAAGTGGATTTGCCCCGTCTGTCGTGGAATTTGCAACTGTAGTTTTTGTCGGACAGCAAAAGGATGGCCTCCAACTGGCCTTCTCTACAGGAAG ATAGTACAACTAGGATTCAAATCAGTTGCACACTATCTCATTCAAACCCGACGTGCAGAGACAAGTTTAGTGCAAAATCCAGAAACTCCCGAGCAAGTTTCTGGGAGAAGGTTACTGCCCTTCCCAGATACGGATGAAGAAAATCTCAAGGCTGATCATAATGACCTTGGACCGTTAACACCTCTAGGTGAAGAGAAAGGAGACAATGAGTTTAAGAGTGAAAAAGAGGATGAAAAGCAGAATAATGCAGATCTAGACATCAATAACCAAGCTTCTGCAAAGAGGACATTGTCCTTTCCAGATATTGACCACATGGTTGGTGACCACCTTGGATTGCCAAAGCTTCAATCTGAGAGCAGCACTGGTGATCATAAAGAAGAGAGTAAAGTGGATTGTGTGGATTTGAAACTTGGTGATAGTACTAATGGATTAGAAACTGCCTCAAAGCCCAAAAAGAAGCGGGCTCGGGATAATGAACCAAGTGCTGATAGTATTGGTGGAAGATTAAGGCGGAGACGTGATGATTCTTCAGATGCAAAAGACAAAATCCCAGATGGTAAGCAGGATGCTAACAAAATCTTGTCGGAGACGGAAGTCAAAAAAGAAATCTGTGTGCTGTTTACTGATAATAAAGATGGTGGCGATAGCTGTACCGTATTGAGAGGAAGTTCAAAGCTCAAGAAGAAGCACATTCGTGTGGCTGAACCAAGTGCAGACAGTGTTGCCGGAAGACTGAGGCAGAGGCGTAAGGGCAATTAG
- the LOC133727325 gene encoding probable mannitol dehydrogenase: MSEAIISSAEEPQAVNAYGWAARDSSGILSPFHFTRRTTGRNDISMKILYCGICHSDLHFAKDEVAMTIYPLVPGHEIVGEVTEVGSNVTKFKVGDIAGVGCMVGSCGSCGNCTRDLENYCPKMVWTYNKHYHDGSITFGGYSDKFVVEEHFAVRIPDNLPLEGVAPMLCAGITVYSPMRHFGLLEHGKHLGVVGLGGLGHMAVKFAKAIGAKVTVISTSPNKKKEAMEQLGVDHFLISRNQEEMQAAMGTLDGIIDTVSAPHSLTPLVDLLMTDGKLILVGAPLQPPELPVFPLILGRKSIAGSATGGMKETQEMIDFAAKHNITADVEVIPMDYVNTAFERVAKVDVKYRFVIDVANTMNSPY, translated from the exons ATGTCTGAAGCAATTATATCATCTGCAGAAGAACCGCAGGCAGTGAATGCCTACGGATGGGCTGCTAGAGATTCCTCTGGAATTCTCTCTCCCTTCCACTTCACCAGGAG GACTACTGGTAGGAATGATATCAGCATGAAGATACTTTACTGTGGCATTTGCCACTCAGACCTTCACTTTGCTAAGGACGAAGTTGCAATGACCATCTATCCCCTTGTCCCAGG ACATGAGATTGTCGGGGAAGTGACCGAAGTCGGGAGCAACGTCACGAAATTTAAAGTTGGAGACATAGCCGGAGTGGGGTGCATGGTGGGTTCATGTGGTTCGTGCGGTAACTGCACACGAGACTTGGAAAATTACTGTCCCAAAATGGTATGGACCTACAACAAACACTACCATGACGGATCGATAACTTTCGGTGGATACTCCGACAAATTTGTAGTCGAGGAGCATTTCGCAGTACGAATCCCAGATAACTTGCCATTGGAGGGTGTTGCACCTATGCTTTGTGCTGGCATTACGGTGTACAGCCCTATGAGACACTTTGGACTACTTGAGCATGGTAAGCACTTGGGTGTGGTAGGGCTTGGGGGCCTCGGTCATATGGCAGTGAAGTTTGCCAAGGCTATCGGAGCAAAAGTGACTGTGATCAGTACATCTCCAAACAAGAAGAAGGAAGCAATGGAACAACTTGGTGTTGACCATTTTCTGATCAGTCGCAACCAAGAGGAAATGCAG GCTGCCATGGGTACATTGGACGGTATCATCGATACGGTTTCAGCTCCTCATTCTCTCACGCCATTGGTTGACTTATTAATGACGGATGGAAAGCTAATCTTGGTGGGTGCTCCGCTCCAACCACCTGAGCTACCGGTGTTTCCTTTGATACTTG GGAGAAAGTCTATTGCCGGGAGTGCAACTGGGGGAATGAAAGAGACTCAAGAGATGATAGATTTTGCAGCAAAGCATAATATCACAGCTGATGTTGAAGTCATTCCTATGGATTATGTGAACACTGCTTTTGAACGAGTTGCCAAGGTAGATGTTAAGTACCGATTTGTCATTGACGTCGCAAACACCATGAATTCTCCATATTGA